The Chryseobacterium sp. 52 genome includes a region encoding these proteins:
- a CDS encoding STAS/SEC14 domain-containing protein — translation MITIIPEAPENVAAFNATGEVTKEDFENLVIPHVKEKVDQFGELNYLLYLDTDLDNFTMGAWLEDLLLGLKNLTKWNRTAIVTDKEGVQNFTDIFSVLMPGEFKSFPKENLYNALYWCKNGNEVEA, via the coding sequence ATGATAACGATTATTCCAGAAGCTCCGGAAAATGTTGCCGCATTCAATGCAACGGGAGAAGTGACTAAAGAAGATTTTGAAAACCTTGTCATTCCACATGTAAAAGAAAAAGTAGATCAGTTTGGCGAACTGAATTACCTATTGTATTTGGATACTGATCTGGATAATTTTACCATGGGAGCATGGCTTGAAGATTTACTTTTAGGACTAAAAAATCTCACAAAATGGAACCGTACAGCTATTGTTACAGACAAAGAAGGTGTGCAGAATTTTACAGATATTTTCAGTGTACTGATGCCGGGAGAGTTTAAATCTTTTCCTAAAGAAAACTTATACAATGCCCTTTATTGGTGTAAAAACGGCAATGAGGTAGAAGCATAG
- a CDS encoding AraC family transcriptional regulator encodes MKIQKEVIEFENGKSFKLFSPSLKNCFFWHHHPEIELVYVEAVNGIRHVGRDISGFTESDLLLIGSNVPHLNFDYGIQTECRQLVLQMRENFLQDIIFPVPEFENIKKLLERSYLGLSFSGETKKKVVEKLHEIKDENSFDSLMGLIGILQTLAASDEVKELNKEDTRIKWFLNDKIRMGTIYDYIHENYDKKPNVNEIAKIVSLSTPAFCRYFKKQTNMTFTDFVNNYRINQAKIFLLKDYSVTEVCFQVGFESLSYFNKLFKQHTNETPSEFRKKYLKNIEILS; translated from the coding sequence ATGAAAATTCAGAAAGAAGTTATAGAATTTGAAAACGGAAAGTCTTTCAAGCTGTTTTCACCGTCTTTAAAGAATTGTTTTTTCTGGCATCATCATCCTGAAATAGAACTGGTGTATGTAGAAGCAGTCAATGGAATCCGCCATGTGGGAAGGGATATTTCAGGTTTTACGGAAAGTGATCTTCTGTTGATTGGCTCCAATGTACCCCATCTGAATTTCGATTACGGTATTCAAACGGAATGCAGACAGCTGGTATTGCAGATGAGAGAGAACTTTCTTCAGGATATTATTTTCCCTGTTCCTGAATTTGAAAATATTAAAAAACTGCTTGAAAGATCTTATTTAGGGCTTTCATTTTCCGGAGAGACAAAGAAAAAAGTGGTTGAAAAACTTCATGAAATAAAGGATGAGAACTCTTTTGATTCTTTAATGGGACTGATTGGAATTCTCCAAACTCTGGCTGCCTCTGACGAAGTAAAGGAGCTGAACAAAGAGGATACAAGAATAAAATGGTTCCTGAATGACAAGATCAGAATGGGAACAATCTATGATTATATCCATGAAAATTATGATAAAAAGCCAAACGTCAACGAAATTGCCAAGATTGTGAGCCTGAGCACTCCTGCTTTCTGCCGCTATTTTAAAAAGCAAACAAATATGACGTTCACAGATTTCGTTAATAACTACAGAATCAATCAGGCAAAAATATTTCTGCTGAAAGATTATTCTGTAACAGAGGTTTGTTTTCAGGTAGGTTTTGAAAGTTTGTCCTATTTCAATAAATTATTCAAACAACATACGAATGAAACTCCATCGGAGTTTAGGAAAAAGTATTTGAAGAATATTGAAATTCTCAGTTAG
- a CDS encoding MFS transporter codes for MKIDKRIIPLAIGGLGIGTTEFTVMGLLPDIANTLKITIPEAGHLISAYAMGVVVGAPILIGYSVKFPPKKVLMVLMILFTLFNGLSAVAPDYTSMLIIRFMSGLPHGAFFGVGTVVASRMAGKGKEAFYISLMFTGLTVANLIMVPLVTYIGHAYHWKLYFVIVALIGLFAILFLKLWLPAIESNQDTHFLEELKFLKNKQSWLVLGITAIGFGGLFTWFSYITPLMTIVAGIQSNQMAYVMVLAGAGMVVGNLAGGFISDRLGPEKTCALLIFLMMISLAGVFFFAEHQNIALILTFVCGALSMSVAAPINIMMMKAAPKSEMMAAAFMQAAFNIANAMGAFLGGIPLEYGFSFKYPSLVGVGMTFIGLAISLRYRYLYGKENPENNDAAVECVPCDK; via the coding sequence ATGAAGATTGATAAAAGAATAATACCGCTGGCCATTGGTGGTCTGGGAATCGGAACTACGGAATTTACCGTGATGGGACTTCTTCCCGATATTGCCAATACCTTGAAGATTACAATTCCTGAAGCAGGTCACCTGATCTCTGCTTATGCAATGGGGGTCGTGGTCGGAGCTCCGATTCTTATCGGGTATTCTGTGAAATTTCCACCTAAAAAAGTGTTGATGGTTTTAATGATCCTTTTCACTTTATTTAACGGACTTTCTGCGGTTGCTCCTGATTATACCAGCATGTTGATCATCAGATTCATGTCCGGACTTCCTCACGGGGCATTTTTCGGAGTAGGAACTGTAGTGGCATCCCGAATGGCCGGAAAAGGGAAGGAGGCATTTTATATATCCTTAATGTTTACAGGGCTTACAGTAGCTAATCTGATCATGGTTCCGCTCGTTACCTACATCGGACACGCTTATCACTGGAAACTGTATTTTGTGATCGTAGCATTGATCGGACTTTTCGCGATATTGTTCCTGAAATTATGGCTTCCGGCTATAGAATCAAATCAGGATACCCACTTCCTGGAAGAACTGAAATTTCTTAAAAATAAACAGTCCTGGCTGGTTTTAGGAATTACAGCAATTGGATTTGGAGGTCTTTTCACTTGGTTCAGTTATATCACGCCTTTAATGACAATCGTTGCAGGAATCCAAAGCAATCAGATGGCTTATGTCATGGTCCTTGCCGGTGCCGGAATGGTGGTTGGAAATCTTGCCGGAGGATTTATTTCTGACAGACTTGGTCCGGAAAAAACATGTGCATTGCTGATTTTTCTGATGATGATCTCTCTGGCAGGAGTGTTTTTCTTTGCAGAACATCAGAATATAGCACTTATACTGACCTTTGTATGTGGAGCATTATCGATGTCTGTTGCCGCCCCTATTAATATCATGATGATGAAGGCGGCTCCTAAAAGTGAAATGATGGCTGCTGCTTTTATGCAGGCTGCTTTTAATATAGCAAATGCAATGGGTGCATTTTTGGGTGGAATTCCTTTAGAATATGGATTTTCATTCAAATATCCTTCGCTGGTAGGAGTGGGAATGACATTCATAGGTTTGGCGATAAGTTTAAGATACAGGTATCTGTATGGTAAAGAAAATCCTGAAAATAATGATGCAGCCGTAGAATGTGTGCCTTGTGATAAGTAA